From Pseudomonadota bacterium:
ATTGGACCATCTGTTGTTTCAACTAATTTATTTAGCCTATCAATAGCCGGTATGGTTTCTGTGCCAGTGGCTGAATATACCACCAAATCATCTGGCTGCTTGATGTCATAAGTTACGACTTGAAAAGAATTACGCAAACCTTCTCTAACAGCAGTGCCAACAAAGCCCTGGCCAACCACACCGCATTTTGTAATCATATTAGTTATCCTTTAAAAATTTTCTGTATTCTGCATCTGATTTAAATAAGTTACATTTATACAAAATTCTGGTTGCAATAAATTTTGCATACTAAACAAAGGATATACGCCAATTGAAAACAATCTGAATATTTGATGTTTTGCCCAAATCTGCAAAAGTAACCATCGAATATAGGTCGCCGCTATTCATGCGAAGGGCCATTTCATTTAAGTTATGCCCGTTGGCGTCATCAAAAGCTACCACTGATGTGAATGTGACCATTGAGGGTATGTTTGCGTCAATGCTAGAAATCACACCCTTAGATAAAATTGTCAACCCAAATAAACCATTGCGTTCAGTGTTTACGTATTTTGGGGTTCCGCCTGATGTTCCATTCTCCCCAAAAATCATCTGAGAAATGTAATAATCGTATTGATCCCCATATCTATTTGCCAAACTATTGGCCAGAGCATATCGACCAGTCCTAAGAATGGTATTGTGGTGATAATATTTTTCAATATCTCCATTCCTGTATTGCTTAATAATTTCTACTTCGCCTTTTGATTTAATATTTTCAATCATTATTTATCCTTATATTCAATAGAGAAACTTATCGATTCATTTTGTCCAATTGGCTCAGAAATTTCATTCCCTGGCATAGCTGCTAATAATGGAAGAAATGGAGTGGCCGTTTCCGCCGTAATGCCAATTGCATCATTTCCACCATGATCCACACCCCCTGGCGGGATGGCCACAACAGGCGGCACCAGCACTCCACCAGACCAATATGGCAACGGCAATGGTGGTGTATTACCTGATGGGAATGTTTGAGCATCCATTGGAGGATAATCTCTTTCAGGAATGGTGAAAGACTCTTTTGTGTATTGGTATATATTGATGTTCACTGCTGTTCCAAATTTAGTAATTCCATCCCATGTCCCCCAATCCTTGTGAACACCACTTAAAGTAATAGTGTTTCCGTCAATCTGTGCAATCGCATAATAATCATTATCTGGTGGATTTTGAATCACAACCAAAAAGCTTTCTTTCCACAAATCACTGTCCAGAATTAAATCGGGATCGACAGGAGCATTTGCCCCATTGAGGATACCAAAACCAGGAGGAGTGGCAGATTCATAATTTGCGGTAGTTCGCAACATCATGTCCTTATATTGCAAATAGCCCATTTGGTTGTCTAATAATCGTTGATATACATGAATTGTTGCTGTAGTTACATCTCCCGATGTATATCCACCAATATAAAGCCTATCAACATCATTGGGGACAAAATCTACAATTTCATATTGAGTGCCACCATACAAAACATATTGACCTCTGCTAAACAAATGACGCACATCATCTAATGAGCCTTCGCTGCTAAAGTCTACAATTCCTCGACTTGTTTTTGTCCATCTCCCAGCCGTTCCTGTGGCGATAGTGGTTAAACCGCTATAAATTGTATAAGTAATTCCTGTAGTGTTTATTGTGGGAAGAGTGCTCAAAGGATATGCATAATCATTAATCAGTAATTCACCATCAGATGTGATGGCAATAATGTTGTATGTACTCGGGGAATAGGCAGGTATATCAATCGTCCAAGAGCCATCATATACAGTTGCTGGGTTAGTGGCGTTCCACAAATCTCTAAAATCGGTGCCCGCATCATCAAATGTGAACTCCTGCACAATATCAATGCTGGTGTTGGTATACTTGTCCAGTGATAGTCTAAAATTAAAAGAGGAGGTGGTAAATGGCTCTGCCATGCCATTTATTACTGCCTGATTACTGTGGCTGCCATTACATGTATAGGTGCCAGCACTAATGCTGGGAATCATAATTTCTAAGATGTTTTTTGTGGAATCCCCCTCATTCATTCCCCAAAATTCTGCATCGGGTGAAAACACAACAATAGAATCGTTGTACCCTGTAGCTGCTATCCAAGGACCAGCGACTAAAGCACCTGTTGCCAAAGAATCACGTCTAAAACTGGCTGGGCTTTCTAAAACTCTGTTGAAAAACATTTGGCCATTGCCAGAAATGGTTAAATCTGTCCCTGAAAAATGCACAAGCATTTCTACAAGTTCTGTTGGTGGTGATAAAAACTCATTTATCAATCCTTCAAAATTCATTTGATGCAAAACAGCGTGAAATGGTGTGTATTCATCAAGAATTTCCAAAGCCTCTCTAATGCGGTCATCACAAAGCTGCTCAATTCTCAGATCAACAATATATTTGCTGCCCTGTCCACCGCTACAAGGGTCTATAAAATCTCTATCAATGTCGCAAGGACTTCTTGATTCTCTGGTAGACCCATTGTATTCTTCCATATTGTAGATGTTTTCACTGTATGGAAATTCCGTTCTCACCAAGCCAAATATCAGAGGATCATAATAAGGATGTCTGGTTGGAATTACACAATCAAACAACAAATCATCCTCTTCAATCAATCTCACATTCCAATTTTTTAATGGATAATCTTGACTTCTTTCATCCCTTTGATCTGCTAATGACAGACCACGAATGTATGTCTCTATGTCCTGTTCCGAAAGGCCATCACAGGTTTGGGCCGGAATATTTTTTGTTTGATATACAACTCTAATAGAATCCCCTGCTTGAAGTGTTATTGGATAGAAAGATAATAAATTTCCAACCCAAGTAAGAGTTGATGTTGAGGATGCATTGGTTATTTGTACATAATCTATTGTGAGAGTTGTCCAATTATCATCATTTGCTCCTCTGTAATAAAGCTCAAAATTAGCTAAATCTATGGGCAGGATAGCTGTTTTGGACAAAGTGAATGTATCTTGTCCATCATATGTTACATTAAAAAGCTCTTGCCAAGTATACGGAGAAACAACCTGCCACAACTTAGTAAATTTTTTAAGTTCAATACCAGCCTGAGCCAAAGCTTCTGATAAGCCTTTGTATGTGCCCTTTTTCTTAAATACCGGCACAGCCCTTTTAATTTGTCGTCGCCATAATGTAGAATCACCTGATCGAAGTTTTAAACTAAACAAATTTGCCAAATAAGCCAAATAAGCCTCATTGATTGCATTGGCGTCAAATAAATCAACACTCTGATTAGTTAAATCTTCTAATAAAGTAAATCCCTTCGCAACAGAGTTGTTGAGTTCTTGAAGAATTTCTGGCGATAAATCATTATTCGACCAATGGGTTGCAAACAATGATGGCAAATATCTGTTCAACAATGTTTCATATTTGTTTTCTTTTGTAAAATGAGTGGGAATACTCGTAGTAGATCGAGTATCACCGGATAGGCTGAAATATTGGTAATCGGATAATGCCTCCGCACCTATAGCAGGTGTCCAACTCCAACAAATTACATAATCTCCTTCTCGCTGCCCTATGTTGGGAGACCACTCCAGTTCCCAGTGTCCATATTGGAGGTCTTCATTTTCGTCTTCATCAATGTTTTTGAAATGCCATTGTAAAGCTGTTGAAGCATCCTCAGCAGGATTGCCAGTATCTTGCCAAACTAATGAAGTGTCTGTGCCAAATACAGCCACAACTACAGCCTCTTTGTAATAATAACTATTGGTTTGAGTGCTGGCTTCTAATTGATTGTATAAACGATCAACTTTTGCCAAATTTGCTGGAGTGGGTGATGCACACCAAATTGCTTTGGCTGTCTCATAAGCCTTTAGCAAATCTGCATCACTATCATAATTATCAAATTGCTGAGTGTTATAACCAAAGTCTCTTGTGACATAATAAATGGTAATTTTGTTGACACTAACGGGATTGTTTAAATAACATCCACTAACATCCGGTGTGAGGATA
This genomic window contains:
- a CDS encoding phage tail protein — encoded protein: MTLKRINESPTISDTIIFDILTPDVSGCYLNNPVSVNKITIYYVTRDFGYNTQQFDNYDSDADLLKAYETAKAIWCASPTPANLAKVDRLYNQLEASTQTNSYYYKEAVVVAVFGTDTSLVWQDTGNPAEDASTALQWHFKNIDEDENEDLQYGHWELEWSPNIGQREGDYVICWSWTPAIGAEALSDYQYFSLSGDTRSTTSIPTHFTKENKYETLLNRYLPSLFATHWSNNDLSPEILQELNNSVAKGFTLLEDLTNQSVDLFDANAINEAYLAYLANLFSLKLRSGDSTLWRRQIKRAVPVFKKKGTYKGLSEALAQAGIELKKFTKLWQVVSPYTWQELFNVTYDGQDTFTLSKTAILPIDLANFELYYRGANDDNWTTLTIDYVQITNASSTSTLTWVGNLLSFYPITLQAGDSIRVVYQTKNIPAQTCDGLSEQDIETYIRGLSLADQRDERSQDYPLKNWNVRLIEEDDLLFDCVIPTRHPYYDPLIFGLVRTEFPYSENIYNMEEYNGSTRESRSPCDIDRDFIDPCSGGQGSKYIVDLRIEQLCDDRIREALEILDEYTPFHAVLHQMNFEGLINEFLSPPTELVEMLVHFSGTDLTISGNGQMFFNRVLESPASFRRDSLATGALVAGPWIAATGYNDSIVVFSPDAEFWGMNEGDSTKNILEIMIPSISAGTYTCNGSHSNQAVINGMAEPFTTSSFNFRLSLDKYTNTSIDIVQEFTFDDAGTDFRDLWNATNPATVYDGSWTIDIPAYSPSTYNIIAITSDGELLINDYAYPLSTLPTINTTGITYTIYSGLTTIATGTAGRWTKTSRGIVDFSSEGSLDDVRHLFSRGQYVLYGGTQYEIVDFVPNDVDRLYIGGYTSGDVTTATIHVYQRLLDNQMGYLQYKDMMLRTTANYESATPPGFGILNGANAPVDPDLILDSDLWKESFLVVIQNPPDNDYYAIAQIDGNTITLSGVHKDWGTWDGITKFGTAVNINIYQYTKESFTIPERDYPPMDAQTFPSGNTPPLPLPYWSGGVLVPPVVAIPPGGVDHGGNDAIGITAETATPFLPLLAAMPGNEISEPIGQNESISFSIEYKDK